A window of the Juglans microcarpa x Juglans regia isolate MS1-56 chromosome 5D, Jm3101_v1.0, whole genome shotgun sequence genome harbors these coding sequences:
- the LOC121263976 gene encoding protein ROOT PRIMORDIUM DEFECTIVE 1 yields MMRVLDRYRLTILPFSLPFTRPQKFKFGPFNFFTQRRFKKPVISARTRLEDRVRDPKLDKLVTSIKKLRTIFNLLELMLQRKRGPFVSVQLMSRWRNIVGLNIAIGGFIKKYPHVFELFTHPIRRNLCCRIRQKVRVLMREEENAVKECELEAVYRVKKLLMMSVSGTVRLHALRLIRTELGLPLDFRDSILAKYSGDFRLIGLEVVGLVCRDENLGVAQVETWREKEYREKWLSEFETKHAFPINFPTGFKIEAGVRDKLKNWQRLPYLKPYERKEVVRVRTCGGMERFKKRAVGILHELLSLTVEKMVEVDRLAHFRRDFAMEVNVRELLLEHPGIFYISTKGNLQMVFLREAYCKGYLIEPNPIYVVRRKMLDLVLQGCRSTGEFVTEKEVKEASDSLVCRTDGEGTRDGDWVIPIVESL; encoded by the coding sequence ATGATGAGGGTATTAGATAGGTACAGGCTCACTATCTTGCCATTTTCTCTGCCTTTCACGAGGCCGCAAAAGTTCAAATTTGGTCCATTCAATTTTTTCACTCAGAGGAGGTTCAAAAAACCAGTAATCTCTGCCCGAACTCGCTTGGAAGACCGAGTCAGGGACCCCAAGCTTGACAAGCTCGTCACCTCcataaaaaaactcagaacCATCTTCAACCTGCTTGAGCTAATGTTGCAAAGAAAACGCGGTCCCTTCGTTTCCGTACAGTTGATGTCCCGGTGGAGGAACATCGTTGGACTAAACATCGCTATTGGcggttttattaaaaaatacccaCACGTGTTTGAGCTGTTTACGCATCCAATTAGGAGGAATTTATGCTGCAGGATTAGGCAGAAGGTAAGAGTTTTGATGAGGGAGGAAGAGAATGCTGTTAAAGAATGTGAGTTGGAAGCTGTATACCGCGTGAAGAAGTTGTTAATGATGTCGGTCAGTGGCACTGTTCGTCTTCATGCTTTGAGGTTGATAAGAACGGAATTGGGTTTGCCCCTCGATTTTCGTGACTCGATTCTTGCAAAGTATTCTGGTGATTTTAGATTAATTGGTTTGGAGGTAGTGGGATTGGTGTGTAGGGATGAGAATTTGGGAGTTGCCCAAGTTGAGACGTGGAGGGAGAAAGAGTATAGAGAGAAGTGGTTGAGTGAGTTCGAGACCAAACACGCATTTCCAATTAATTTCCCGACTGGGTTTAAGATCGAGGCAGGTGTTAGAGACAAGTTGAAGAATTGGCAAAGGCTACCGTATTTGAAGCCGTATGAGAGGAAAGAGGTAGTTCGGGTTCGAACTTGTGGAGGGATGGAGCGGTTTAAGAAGAGAGCAGTCGGAATTCTTCATGAGTTATTGAGCTTGACAGTGGAGAAAATGGTTGAAGTTGATCGTTTAGCTCATTTCCGAAGGGACTTTGCCATGGAAGTTAATGTGCGGGAACTACTTCTTGAGCATCCTGGAATTTTTTACATATCGACGAAAGGGAATCTACAAATGGTCTTTCTTAGAGAAGCATATTGCAAAGGATATCTGATTGAGCCCAACCCAATATATGTTGTTCGAAGGAAGATGTTGGACCTTGTCTTGCAAGGGTGTCGAAGTACTGGAGAATTTGTGACTGAGAAGGAAGTCAAGGAGGCTAGTGATTCTTTAGTCTGTAGAACTGATGGTGAAGGTACGAGAGATGGAGACTGGGTTATTCCAATTGTGGAGAGTCTTTGA